The genomic region GAATTTTACCTTCTTGACCACCATTTTGTCTGGGAGAGAAACCGTGAAAACCGAGGAAATATACAAGAAATCATTAAAACTCCACAAGTCTTACAAGGGGAAGATACAGGTCATCAGCAAGGTTCCGTACAGGGGACATCTCGACGCATCTCAAACAGGTCATCGCATTTCGTCATTCTGAGCCAAAGTCCTGAGTGTAGCGAAGGGGCGGTGAAGAATCTGACACGAAGTGTCACTCTGAGTCGAAGTCCTGAGCATAGCAAAGGAGCCAGCGAAGAGTCTAGATTCTTCGATCGTTTCACTCCCTCAGAATGACAGTGTTTTGTAGGGACAGCCCTTGTGGCTGTCCGCGGACAGGCCCGCTCAAAAAATAGCGGGTCCGCCTCTGGCGTGAGACAAACCCTGTCCCCACATTTTGCCTGATAAATCAGGCAACTACGTATCGCAATAAAAAAAGCAGGCGTTTAGCCTGCCATTTAATTCATACCTGGAACTCTTGCTTTCCAACCCCCGCGCCCTTTTAGCTGCTACCCGAGCCCTCCGGCTTTGAAAAGGTTGTAACCCCCTCAACGGTCTTCTTCTTCTCGTACGCCTCCTTCTTCTTCGCGTATCTTTCCCTCTTTTCTTTCTCCTTCCCTTCAAGGCCCAGGAGTTCTATAATCTGCTCGCCCTCCAGTATCTCAACCTCCTCCAGCTTACTGGCCAGGAGCTCTAGTTTGTCCCTGTTTACAGACAGCATCTGGTAGGCCTTCTCATAACTATCCTTTATGATCCGGGTGACCTCCTCATCGATGAGAATGGCCGTATTCTCACTATATTCCTTTTCCTGTACCAGGTCATGGCCTAAAAAGATATTGCCCGACTGTCGGCCAAACGTCTGCGGCCCGAGCTTTTTGCTCATACCGAACTTGCATACATAGTCCCTGGCCACGTGTGTCACCTTTTCAATGTCGTTGTGCGCGCCGGTAGAAATCTCACCGAAGATCAGAGACTCGGCAGCCCTTCCACCCAGCAGGACACACAGTGTGCCCATGATCTCCGACTCAGTGGTAAGGTACTTGTCCTCCATGGGCAGCTGGAGCGTATAGCCCAGCGCGGCAGAACCCCTTGGTATTATGGAGACCTTGTGCACAGGGTCCGTATTCGGCAACAGGGCGGCCACAAGTGTATGGCCGGACTCATGATAGGCCACCGTCTTTTTTTCCACCGTACTCATTACCCTGCTCTTACGTTCCGGGCCGGCTATCACCCTGTCGATGGCCTCTTCCATCTCTTCCATCTCTACGCATTCCTTATCGCGTCTGGACGCCAGCAGCGCCGCCTCGTTTACCACGTTGGCCAGGTCCGCGCCCGAAAACCCCGGAGTGCGCTTGGCGATAACCTTTAGGTCTACCTCCGGACCCAGCTTTACGCCCTTTATGTGGACCTTTAAGATTGCTTCCCTGCCGATGAGGTCGGGCCTGTCAACGGTTATCTGGCGGTCAAACCTCCCGGGCCTCAGTAAGGCAGCATCCAGGACGTCCGGACGGTTCGTCGCCGCCATAATAATGACCCCCTTCTGGGAAGAGAACCCATCCATCTCGGCCAGCAGCTGGTTGAGGGTCTGCTCCCTCTCGTCGTGTCCACCCCCCAGTCCGGCTCCCCTCTGCCGGCCCACGCTGTCTAGCTCATCAATAAATACGATACACGGGGCCTTCTCCTTTGCCTGCTCAAACATGTCTCGCACCCTGGCGGCGCCCATACCCACAAACATCTCGACAAAATCAGAACCGCTTATGCTGAAGAACGGCACTTTCGCCTCCCCGGCGACTGCCCTGGCCAGCAGGGTCTTGCCCGTACCGGGCGCACCGACCAGCAGCACGCCTTTAGGAATCTTGCCCCCCAACTTCTGAAACCGTTCTGGATAGGAAAGGAAGGCGATTATCTCTTTAAGCTCCTCCTTGGCCTCATCACAGCCTGCCACGTCCGCAAACGTCGTCTTCTCCGTTTCGCTCTCGGTATAAAGTTTTGTCTTCGCCTTGCCGAACGACATGAAGGGTGAACCCATACCCCCCATCCGCCTGAACAGAAAGAACCATATGAGGCCCATCATCGCAAGGGGGAACAGCCACCACATCAGGAAGTTCCCCAGGAAGTTGTTCTCCGCCTCCCCCCTGAAGGTGATATTGCTTGCCTCCAGCTCATCGACCAGCTTCGGGTCATGGACGGATACGGTAAAGAAAGGCACCTCCTCCCAGCCCTCACCCTCCTGGGCGGGTCTCCGGTAGCGGCCCTTTATGTAAGTCTGCCCCACGGAACAGTCTACTATCTCGCCGTTCTTAAGATATTCCTTAAACTGTGTATACGTAACCTCCTCCGACTTGGGTGTCACCATCACCTGTAGCGCATACATTACCAGCAGGAAGAGAATAAGATATCCGATGGAGAAGGTGGCCTTGGATTTTTGCTTCTTTTTTGGCTTTTTTTTCATACCTTTGTCAGGCAGTACTAATTAAATTGGCTCTACTGCAATTCCAGAAAAGTGGCGGGGAAGACCTTTTTCCTGCCGCCATCCCCACAAACGTTAATTATATGTCAAGGTTTCGCGGAAGTCAAAACAATATAAGGTGCTTTTCCATTGACATTTACCACCGTTTATGTCTAAATCGTTTTAAGCTTTTTTCGGCCGAAAATGCAGCCCACACAGGCTGTTACAAGCAGGAAATTTCTTGTCGGGGCGTGGCGCAGCCTGGCTTAGCGCGCTACCTTGGGGTGGTAGAGGTCGCTGGTTCGAATCCAGTCGCCCCGACCATTTTTGGTCTTTGAGGGCCAATTTTCCGCCCACCACACCACACTGCAGACGATAACGCGGACTTCAAATCATTAGGATTAGAATAATTGTGAAGACGCTCGACAAATCTTGCGTTTGGGGGGCGATTGGCGGTTTTATAGTTGCCGGTCTGATTGCTCTCGCATCCCTTACCGGTATCGAGGGGAATGTGTATCTGGAAGGTGTGAGAAACTTCCTGAGCGCCCTTCCACTCTTCGTGGTAATGAAGTTGTGGCCGGGTGCCCCGGAAGTCCTTCTTGCACTTACACTCTTTGTCTACTGGATCGGCCTGGGGGCACTGATAGCATGGGGTGCAGGCAAAGGACGCACCGGGAAGATAGCAGTAACCGTGGGCATCCTCGTCCTCGCCTTCGCCCACTTCGAGGCGAAACTGAACATAGAACACCAGTTAGAAGGCGCCGGAAAGGCTTTTGAGTTCTTTATCCGGGAAATCGACCGGTCGCTGCGAGGCGGGGGGGCCGGGAAATGAAATTGCCGGAGAACTCA from Candidatus Bathyanammoxibius amoris harbors:
- the ftsH gene encoding ATP-dependent zinc metalloprotease FtsH codes for the protein MKKKPKKKQKSKATFSIGYLILFLLVMYALQVMVTPKSEEVTYTQFKEYLKNGEIVDCSVGQTYIKGRYRRPAQEGEGWEEVPFFTVSVHDPKLVDELEASNITFRGEAENNFLGNFLMWWLFPLAMMGLIWFFLFRRMGGMGSPFMSFGKAKTKLYTESETEKTTFADVAGCDEAKEELKEIIAFLSYPERFQKLGGKIPKGVLLVGAPGTGKTLLARAVAGEAKVPFFSISGSDFVEMFVGMGAARVRDMFEQAKEKAPCIVFIDELDSVGRQRGAGLGGGHDEREQTLNQLLAEMDGFSSQKGVIIMAATNRPDVLDAALLRPGRFDRQITVDRPDLIGREAILKVHIKGVKLGPEVDLKVIAKRTPGFSGADLANVVNEAALLASRRDKECVEMEEMEEAIDRVIAGPERKSRVMSTVEKKTVAYHESGHTLVAALLPNTDPVHKVSIIPRGSAALGYTLQLPMEDKYLTTESEIMGTLCVLLGGRAAESLIFGEISTGAHNDIEKVTHVARDYVCKFGMSKKLGPQTFGRQSGNIFLGHDLVQEKEYSENTAILIDEEVTRIIKDSYEKAYQMLSVNRDKLELLASKLEEVEILEGEQIIELLGLEGKEKEKRERYAKKKEAYEKKKTVEGVTTFSKPEGSGSS